Proteins encoded within one genomic window of Pantoea eucalypti:
- a CDS encoding CMD domain-containing protein, with product MSDVIDQAAGLVPEEALYQTRRLRPEFVEGAEACRLSVLTPEDEQGLPAVLRLALAQRMAVLNADEPLQRDYHAQLAVLNPSDALLALAAGNPVHEEPLASIARHADMVTQHPIQATEQHIRLLEQAGLSNPQIVALSELIAFLNFQTRVAAGLRLMRSA from the coding sequence GTGAGCGACGTTATTGATCAGGCAGCCGGATTAGTACCCGAAGAAGCGTTGTATCAGACGCGCCGCCTGCGTCCCGAATTTGTTGAGGGTGCAGAAGCGTGCCGTCTGTCAGTGTTAACGCCGGAAGACGAACAGGGTTTGCCTGCGGTTCTCCGTCTGGCGCTGGCGCAACGTATGGCGGTCTTGAACGCGGATGAACCGCTGCAACGCGATTATCATGCACAGCTGGCAGTGTTGAACCCGTCTGACGCGTTACTGGCGCTCGCGGCCGGTAATCCTGTGCATGAGGAACCGCTGGCATCGATTGCACGCCATGCTGACATGGTGACACAGCACCCGATTCAGGCGACTGAACAGCACATTCGCCTGCTGGAGCAGGCCGGCTTGAGCAACCCGCAAATTGTCGCGCTCTCTGAACTGATCGCCTTTCTTAACTTCCAGACGCGGGTCGCGGCTGGCTTACGTCTGATGAGGTCCGCATGA
- the fetB gene encoding iron efflux ABC transporter permease subunit FetB, producing the protein MNQHNISDTSLLLSLTLVVIALLISQKEKLGMSKDIIWSVCRAIIQLIIVGFVLKSIFDVNNSWLTVVMVLFICVNAAINARKRGRNIDNAFAISFVAIFSGTVITLTILGLSGAIAFVPMQVIPISGMIAGNAMVAVGLCYSNLNQRFSDNHQKIMEMLSLGASVKLSSGRIIADSIRTALIPTVDAAKTVGLVSLPGMMSGLIFAGIDPLKAIKYQIMVTFMLIGTASLSTIIAVYLSFRRFYNARSQLKISDNNSH; encoded by the coding sequence GTGAATCAACATAATATTAGTGACACCTCACTGTTGCTCTCATTGACGCTGGTCGTCATTGCTTTGCTAATCAGTCAGAAAGAAAAGCTCGGCATGAGCAAAGATATTATCTGGAGTGTATGCCGGGCGATTATCCAGCTGATTATTGTTGGCTTCGTGCTGAAGTCAATTTTCGACGTTAATAACAGCTGGCTGACGGTAGTGATGGTGTTGTTTATCTGCGTAAATGCCGCAATCAATGCACGCAAGCGCGGTCGGAATATCGATAACGCCTTTGCGATATCCTTTGTCGCTATTTTCAGTGGCACCGTCATCACACTGACGATTCTGGGGCTTAGCGGCGCAATCGCCTTTGTGCCGATGCAGGTCATTCCCATCTCAGGCATGATTGCCGGTAATGCCATGGTCGCGGTAGGGCTCTGTTACAGCAATCTGAACCAGCGTTTCAGCGATAATCACCAGAAAATTATGGAGATGCTGAGCCTGGGCGCATCAGTGAAGTTGTCGTCGGGCCGTATTATTGCTGACAGCATTCGTACAGCTCTTATCCCCACGGTAGATGCGGCCAAAACGGTCGGACTGGTCAGCCTTCCTGGGATGATGTCAGGATTGATCTTCGCAGGAATCGATCCGCTCAAAGCAATTAAGTATCAGATTATGGTGACGTTCATGCTGATTGGAACCGCCAGCCTGTCAACAATCATTGCGGTCTACTTATCTTTCCGACGTTTTTATAATGCCAGGTCGCAGCTGAAAATATCGGATAACAACTCTCATTAA
- a CDS encoding LysR family transcriptional regulator, translated as MTLLNDLDLRQLEAFSAVISAGSVTAAAKVLNRSQPAVSRLIQELEQSLGYPLFIRNGPRIHPSEEALQLHQYVQKALLSLQQIRLRAQEIAHQQHRPLSIAATPALAAGLLPQALAALNLQNKVQIISESAVQTAHAVITAEADIGLCSLPLEHHAVELHWIGQSQCVVALPEKDELALNSTLSLSQLAGRRLIAPWSPQRLRGRYDKALKKVKAPLMETIETNSSANILGCVRAGLGVAILEPVTGWGMPLAGVAIRPLQEDIPYFFGVITPQGRQLSSAAQALVEALADAAAQLLPGFKRLTASEHPRIMRIINQD; from the coding sequence ATGACTTTGTTAAATGACCTCGATCTGCGTCAGCTGGAAGCCTTCTCGGCGGTAATCTCTGCGGGCAGCGTCACCGCGGCAGCCAAAGTGCTAAACCGCTCACAACCCGCCGTTTCCCGTCTGATTCAGGAGCTGGAGCAGTCGCTGGGTTACCCACTGTTTATTCGTAATGGTCCGCGCATTCATCCCTCAGAAGAGGCCTTGCAGCTGCATCAGTATGTGCAAAAAGCGCTGCTGTCATTACAGCAGATACGCCTGCGTGCTCAGGAAATTGCGCATCAGCAGCATCGCCCGCTCAGTATTGCGGCTACGCCCGCGCTCGCTGCCGGCTTATTGCCACAGGCACTGGCTGCACTGAATCTGCAAAACAAAGTGCAAATCATCAGTGAATCCGCCGTTCAGACGGCGCATGCGGTGATCACCGCAGAGGCTGACATCGGTTTGTGCAGTTTGCCTCTAGAACATCACGCGGTTGAGTTGCACTGGATTGGACAGTCGCAATGCGTGGTCGCGCTGCCGGAAAAAGATGAGCTGGCATTGAACAGTACGCTATCGCTGAGTCAGTTAGCAGGCCGCCGTTTAATTGCCCCCTGGAGTCCGCAGCGTTTGCGTGGCCGCTATGATAAAGCGCTGAAGAAGGTCAAAGCGCCGCTGATGGAAACTATTGAAACCAATTCGTCGGCGAATATTCTGGGCTGCGTGCGGGCTGGATTAGGTGTGGCGATCCTCGAACCGGTTACAGGCTGGGGCATGCCGCTGGCCGGTGTGGCGATCCGCCCGCTTCAGGAAGATATCCCTTACTTTTTTGGTGTGATCACGCCTCAGGGCCGCCAGCTTTCCAGCGCGGCGCAGGCGCTGGTGGAGGCGCTGGCAGATGCCGCCGCGCAGTTGCTGCCTGGATTTAAACGTCTGACTGCCAGTGAACACCCTCGCATTATGCGAATCATCAATCAGGATTAA
- a CDS encoding NAD(P)-binding domain-containing protein, protein MTFVAKGLDALEAQLQQDLEFLELPAKSWVPERTYQSAPVRDVVVIGAGMCGLAALAKLQFTGISNVVAYDTAPAGLEGPWVTFARMETLRSPKTLHGPALGLAQLTFRAWFTAQWGNEAWEALDKIPKAQWMDYLIWYRRVLNLPVQNNVRVTHIAQAGDLIALDLDGAETGRVYTRRLVLATGRSGLGGFAVPDFLQGIDRQFWAHSADNINFAALQGKRVAVIGAGASSMDNAATALEQGAATVDLLIRRKEMPRINKMTGIGSQGVVHGMYQLPDVWKWKFVDYTAATQTPPPRASTLRVSRHDNARFFLDCAIKAVKQEADGLLIETTQGVLRYDFLIAATGFTNDFHGRPEFAAIAPHIRSWSDGRYQPEMGTARHSLLEAPDLGPSFEFRELTPGACPILAHIHCFNDAAMLTHGKVSGDIPAVSAGAERLVRGIAASLFADDVGQHYANLQAFNTPELLGDEWVDSTPQLKQENAL, encoded by the coding sequence ATGACATTTGTCGCCAAAGGTCTTGATGCGCTGGAAGCTCAGCTTCAGCAGGATCTGGAGTTTCTGGAGCTGCCTGCCAAATCATGGGTACCGGAACGGACTTATCAGAGCGCACCCGTTCGCGATGTAGTGGTGATTGGTGCGGGCATGTGCGGTCTGGCAGCGCTCGCTAAATTACAGTTCACCGGCATTAGCAATGTGGTGGCCTATGACACTGCGCCCGCAGGGCTGGAAGGGCCGTGGGTTACTTTTGCGCGCATGGAAACGCTGCGCTCGCCGAAAACGCTACACGGTCCGGCTCTTGGGCTCGCGCAGCTGACCTTCCGTGCATGGTTCACGGCACAGTGGGGGAATGAAGCATGGGAAGCACTGGACAAAATTCCTAAAGCGCAGTGGATGGATTACCTGATTTGGTACCGCAGGGTATTGAATCTGCCGGTGCAGAACAACGTGCGTGTCACCCATATCGCGCAGGCCGGGGATCTTATTGCGCTCGATCTGGACGGTGCCGAAACCGGGCGCGTCTACACACGCCGATTGGTGCTGGCTACCGGGCGTTCAGGACTCGGTGGTTTTGCCGTCCCGGATTTCCTGCAAGGTATCGATCGCCAGTTCTGGGCACACTCCGCCGATAACATCAATTTTGCCGCATTACAGGGCAAACGCGTCGCGGTGATTGGCGCAGGCGCATCGTCGATGGATAACGCTGCCACCGCTCTGGAGCAGGGCGCTGCCACAGTCGATCTGCTGATCCGACGTAAAGAAATGCCGCGCATTAACAAGATGACGGGCATTGGCAGTCAGGGCGTGGTGCATGGCATGTATCAACTCCCCGACGTCTGGAAGTGGAAGTTTGTCGATTACACCGCCGCGACGCAAACGCCGCCGCCGCGTGCTTCAACCCTGCGCGTATCCCGTCATGACAATGCACGTTTCTTCCTCGACTGCGCCATCAAGGCCGTTAAGCAGGAAGCCGATGGCTTGCTGATCGAAACGACCCAGGGCGTATTGCGCTACGACTTCCTGATCGCCGCCACCGGCTTCACCAACGATTTTCACGGTCGTCCGGAGTTTGCTGCCATTGCGCCACATATTCGTAGCTGGTCCGACGGACGCTATCAGCCGGAAATGGGGACTGCACGACACAGCCTGCTGGAAGCGCCGGATCTCGGTCCTTCGTTTGAATTCCGCGAATTGACGCCGGGTGCCTGCCCGATACTGGCACACATTCACTGTTTCAATGATGCTGCGATGCTGACGCACGGCAAAGTTTCTGGCGATATTCCTGCAGTGAGTGCAGGAGCGGAACGCCTGGTGCGCGGCATTGCTGCTTCACTGTTTGCCGATGACGTCGGGCAGCACTACGCCAACTTACAGGCTTTTAACACCCCGGAATTACTGGGCGATGAATGGGTAGATTCAACCCCGCAACTAAAACAGGAGAACGCGTTGTGA
- a CDS encoding TetR/AcrR family transcriptional regulator encodes MKAAAGRPREFDPDVFLNTALECFWRNGYQATSMADLMKASGLASASIYKLYPDKRAIYLAALQRYMEDGNSRTAKRNAEMSPEAALREMLEFVAQLSSAPLGEKGCFTIAAASELLPGDEEVKSKVSSKFNNIINELEWILVRGQQEGIFRQDEHARVMAQSIFMMLEGMRIYGKLQPEIKELQSTNDFIVRTILAENYNKAGQLSVKASA; translated from the coding sequence ATGAAAGCAGCTGCGGGAAGACCGAGAGAGTTCGATCCAGACGTGTTTCTCAATACAGCACTTGAATGTTTCTGGCGAAACGGATACCAGGCGACATCGATGGCTGACCTCATGAAAGCCTCAGGCCTGGCGAGTGCCAGTATTTATAAGCTTTATCCGGATAAGCGCGCTATATACCTTGCTGCATTACAGCGCTACATGGAGGATGGCAATTCAAGAACGGCAAAGCGAAATGCAGAAATGTCGCCTGAGGCAGCGCTGCGAGAAATGCTTGAATTTGTGGCCCAGCTATCATCTGCTCCTTTGGGAGAGAAAGGCTGCTTTACTATTGCAGCAGCCAGTGAGCTTTTACCTGGGGACGAAGAGGTAAAATCAAAAGTATCTTCTAAATTCAATAATATTATCAATGAATTAGAATGGATATTAGTAAGAGGTCAGCAGGAGGGTATCTTTCGGCAGGATGAACATGCCAGGGTCATGGCTCAAAGCATTTTTATGATGCTGGAGGGCATGAGGATTTATGGAAAACTTCAGCCTGAGATAAAAGAACTTCAAAGCACTAACGATTTTATTGTCAGGACGATACTGGCGGAAAATTATAATAAAGCCGGGCAACTCTCGGTTAAGGCATCCGCATGA